Proteins from one Ranitomeya variabilis isolate aRanVar5 chromosome 1, aRanVar5.hap1, whole genome shotgun sequence genomic window:
- the SELENOP gene encoding selenoprotein P — MWKGFALALALCLLPWGGAESQGHRTLCKKPPDWKIGTQNPMQDADGTVTVVAILSASUFLCLLQASSLDELRVKLENDNYMNVSFIVVNQQEEDSRAKYNELKIRVSEYIPVYQQEEGQADIWSLLKGIKNDVFVYDRCGRLVKHLTLPFSFLQFNYVEDAIKQVYCGTTCGECKHETPNDVCKKEEETPMQSKTDEEPHKHSGSHHQGKEIAGKDSIRPNVHGHKKHHHRHHHHHKAEGCQTPLDRAAERNEPERRSEGLPESAVLPNRETEDLVLENKL; from the exons ATGTGGAAGGGATTTGCTCTTGCCCTGGCTCTCTGTCTTCTCCCCTGGGGAGGGGCAGAGAGCCAGGGTCACCGCACGCTGTGCAAAAAGCCACCGGACTGGAAGATTGGAACCCAGAATCCCATGCAAGATGCAGATGGAACGGTCACGGTTGTGGCAATCCTGTCGGCAAGCTGATTCTTGTGCCTCCTGCAGGCTTCCAG TTTGGATGAACTGCGGGTGAAACTAGAGAATGATAACTACATGAACGTGTCCTTCATTGTGGTCAATCAGCAAGAGGAAGATTCCCGGGCTAAATACAATGAGCTGAAAATCCGGGTCTCCGAATACATTCCTGTGTATCAACAAGAGGAGGGCCAGGCGGACATCTGGAGCCTGCTGAAAGGGATAAAAAATGATGTTTTCGTTTATGACAG GTGTGGACGATTGGTGAAACATTTGACTCTTCCTTTTTCGTtcctgcaatttaattatgtagaaGACGCAATAAAGCAGGTGTACTGTGGCACGACTTGTGGGGAATGCAAACATGAG ACCCCCAACGATGTGTGCAAGAAAGAAGAGGAGACACCAATGCAGTCAAAGACCGATGAAGAGCCACACAAACACTCCGGTAGCCATCATCAAGGGAAGGAGATTGCAGGAAAAGATTCTATCAGGCCAAATGTCCATGGTCACAAAAAGCatcaccaccgccaccaccaccaccacaaggCAGAGGGTTGTCAGACTCCTCTTGATAGGGCAGCAGAACGTAATGAGCCAGAGCGAAGATCAGAGGGTCTACCTGAGAGCGCAGTTCTCCCAAACAGGGAAACAGAGGATCTAGTTCTAGAAAATAAGCTCTGA